One window from the genome of Colletotrichum higginsianum IMI 349063 chromosome 12, whole genome shotgun sequence encodes:
- a CDS encoding Acid trehalase, producing the protein MNLPALLLACVYSLSVARGAPTSSASFDINADWVSWDDATWTLKSTKPLPGVFTAWLPQSNGYFGLAQGSLGPFYERSRRNDSEGWPSYSNPRTTFATVTGFWGSEPSTLEPGELGESFISGVPHFTDLLVEACGSVLDGDVDVSEITEFESTLSFMGTNAGRPATNGRKFLVSYESLASLAERHLAAVKLVVSSDQGLDDVHILDLLDSQSALRTTTVKTGVNQANSQIFSAVSPNKVDHVMAYVLSSTVGDDLLCLEGEEEYTSDFFSGLVDLAMSGSANSSNAKSEPVSSTQRYRVQSGLQSTTVYKYAAIASSEHYGSDTETVVSDVVSSALKRGYHALREEHSAEVGKLMGADFVADFGDPATGSLPTDGSGGDIVKAFQITAISSAYYLYTSLIPWSPTRDESPSTCIACNSLAVGGLVSQTYGGKIFWDADLFVAPAIQGVHPKLARQFSLYRINRAEQSRKNTKRHGLKAGSMLYAWTSGRHGQCYNISAPCIMYQYHLNADIALSMAMGRNTSGDRNWFERHGAVDVIDGVAIGLGDILTRRESTGHWGIDVMADADEYYMWITDGSFTSTAVSTLLQLASEARHERGIPLEPDWLDQLEHMSIPTSDDDVVLEFQGMTNDVFPKQADVILSHYPYDYKRNFSLAKYRAAMDFYAVRTDPHGPAMTWSMYAITANSLATSGCAFWTYLVKSFQPYIRGPWYQYSEQQDDEPGIPDPLTGNAINPAFPFLTGHGGLLQTFTAGFLGLRVTHRNLLINPSLPPQLRHFKPPIQYYNGAVVSFRMNRTHTSITRRDASRFDGLVPDQYGKEDMPVTVGRDVDDPDARTVLLRVNDTVVVQNRLYDAEVSVPGNIVQCRHASSTHGELAFAATDGYGGTVWQPGASDVTAALVVELGASQAPRLLEAIRLDFAMRPPKHVRVSISNSSDFEPGTVLADQDIRITKPWVADSPVLKYAGNMTTIRLSDAVWSGAFAKLEVTGCWIDDGAGATVAEFGLLAADVSRERSGTES; encoded by the exons ATGAACCTCCCAGCTTTACTCTTAGCATGTGTGTACTCCTTGAGCGTAGCAAGAGGAGCGCCAACGTCGAGCGCAAGCTTTGATATCAACGCAGATTGGGTGTCTTGGGACGATGCCACGTGGACTTTGAAATCTACCAAGCCGCTGCCAGGGGTGTTTACTGCCTGGTTGCCGCAGTCGAACGG CTATTTCGGCCTCGCCCAAGGTTCTTTGGGGCCCTTTTATGAGCGCAGCCGTCGAAACGACTCGGAAGGATGGCCGTCTTATAGCAACCCTCGAACAACATTCGCCACTGTCACGGGGTTCTGGGGCAGTGAGCCCAGCACGCTTGAGCCCGGGGAGCTGGGCGAGAGCTTCATCTCCGGCGTGCCGCACTTTACCGATTTGCTCGTTGAAGCATGTGGCAGTGTCCTCGATGGAGATGTAGACGTATCCGAGATCACCGAGTTCGAGTCAACGCTGTCTTT TATGGGCACTAATGCGGGACGTCCTGCTACCA ATGGCCGGAAGTTTCTGGTATCCTACGAATCCTTGGCCTCGCTGGCCGAACGACATCTGGCAGCTGTGAAACTGGTCGTCTCAAGCGACCAGGGCCTCGATGACGTGCACATCCTCGATCTACTAGACAGCCAGTCAGCTTTGCGCACGACAACCGTCAAGACAGGCGTGAATCAGGCCAACAGTCAGATCTTTTCTGCCGTCTCACCAAATAAAGTTGACCATGTCATGGCGTATGTGCTGTCATCGACGGTTGGGGATGACTTGTTGTGCCttgaaggcgaagaagaatACACCAGCGACTTCTTTTCCGGCCTCGTTGACCTAGCAATGTCGGGTTCGGCCAACTCGTCCAACGCCAAGTCCGagcccgtctcctcgacgCAGCGGTATCGGGTGCAATCCGGCTTACAATCCACAACGGTTTACAAATACGCAGCCATTGCCTCATCAGAGCATTATGGGTCGGACACAGAGACGGTGGTCTCGGACGTTGTGTCATCTGCCCTCAAGCGCGGGTATCATGCTCTACGCGAGGAGCACAGCGCCGAAGTGGGCAAGCTCATGGGTGCAGACTTCGTGGCTGATTTTGGAGATCCAGCGACAGGGTCGCTCCCAACagacggcagcggcggcgacataGTAAAAGCCTTTCAGATCACAGCCATTTCCTCCGCTTACTATCTCTACACGAGCCTCATCCCATGGAGCCCGACACGTGACGAGAGCCCAAGCACTTGCATTGCGTGCAACTCTCTTGCCGTTGGCGGCCTGGTTTCCCAAACATACGGAGGCAAGATCTTCTGGGACGCTGATCTCTTCGTGGCGCCCGCCATCCAAGGTGTGCATCCCAAGTTGGCGAGGCAGTTCTCGCTGTATCGTATCAACAGGGCGGAGCAGTCTCGCAAGAACACCAAAAGGCACGGTCTCAAAGCGGGGAGCATGCTCTATGCATGGACGAGCGGTCGACACGGGCAATGCTACAACATCTCCGCGCCCTGCATCATGTACCAGTATCACCTCAATGCCGATATCGCCTTGAGCATGGCCATGGGCCGGAACACGAGCGGCGACAGGAATTGGTTTGAAAGGCACGGGGCCGTGGacgtcatcgacggcgtGGCCATAGGCCTGGGCGATATTCTGACACGACGAGAGAGCACTGGTCACTGGGGCATCGACGTGATGGCCGATGCTGACGAATACTACATGTGGATTACAGACGGCTCATTTACCAGTACTGCAGTCAGCACTCTTCTACAGCTCGCCTCGGAGGCTCGTCACGAACGAGGCATCCCGCTCGAGCCAGACTGGCTTGACCAGCTCGAGCACATGTCAATACCCacctcggacgacgacgttgtgCTCGAGTTCCAGGGCATGACGAACGATGTGTTCCCCAAGCAGGCAGACGTCATCCTGTCCCACTATCCCTACGACTACAAGCGGAATTTCTCACTCGCCAAATACCGAGCTGCCATGGACTTTTACGCCGTCCGCACGGATCCGCACGGCCCAGCCATGACATGGAGCATGTATGCCATCACGGCCAACTCCCTGGCCACTTCGGGGTGCGCGTTCTGGACGTACCTAGTCAAGTCGTTCCAGCCTTATATTCGCGGCCCTTGGTACCAGTACTCCGAACAGcaagacgacgagcccggCATCCCGGACCCGCTGACGGGGAACGCCATCAACCCAGCGTTTCCGTTCCTCACCGGCCACGGTGGCCTCCTGCAGACTTTCACGGCGGGGTTCCTCGGCCTACGCGTCACGCACCGGAACCTGCTGATAaacccatccctccccccgcaGCTCCGCCACTTCAAGCCGCCCATCCAGTATtacaacggcgccgtcgtcagctTCCGCATGAACCGCACGCACACTTCGATCACGCGGCGCGATGCATCTCGTTTCGACGGTCTGGTGCCAGACCAGTACGGCAAGGAGGACATGCCCGTCACCGTCGGCCGAGACGTGGACGACCCCGACGCGCGGACGGTGCTCCTGCGCGTCAACGACACCGTGGTAGTGCAGAATCGGCTGTACGATGCCGAGGTTTCTGTGCCGGGCAACATCGTGCAATGCCGCCACGCGAGCTCGACGCATGGCGAGCTAGCGTTTGCAGCCACGGATGGATACGGAGGCACCGTTTGGCAGCCCGGCGCGAGTGATGTCACGGCCGCTCTTGTAGTGGAGCTGGGAGCTTCGCAGGCGCCGCGGCTTCTGGAGGCGATCCGGCTGGACTTTGCCATGCGACCGCCAAAGCATGTCAGGGTTTCGATCTCGAACAGCTCGGATTTCGAGCCCGGCACGGTGCTCGCGGACCAGGATATCCGCATCACGAAGCCGTGGGTCGCGGACTCGCCTGTGCTGAAATATGCGGGAAACATGACCACCATCCGGCTCAGCGACGCGGTATGGAGTGGTGCATTTGCGAAACTCGAGGTTACAGGCTGCTGGATAGATGATGGTGCTGGGGCAACGGTTGCCGAGTTTGGGCTCCTGGCCGCAGATGTCTCCAGAGAGCGATCAGGTACAGAGTCTTGA
- a CDS encoding Duf341 family, with the protein MLDIDDILATENELRQVIEDHGPFDGLLGYSQGGSMAAQIAIRLLIENPYATPQELPIKFLVLINSAVPPFIMPLDEQEVTDLPIEEAPKLQMLFDVFKANPADHLDKVRPAKLANGRQALVSKTHYMTFFDKAWDGHPLSMPSLHITGLGDAPEYGQQLFDIAEPGQAELIGHVFGHDFPRGLDMNKTIASSIMALADRAL; encoded by the exons ATGTTGGATATCGATGATATTCTGGCCACCGAGAACGAGCTGCGTCAAGTCATAGAGGACCATGGTCCATTCGATGGCTTGTTAGGATACTC CCAGGGTGGATCGATGGCCGCTCAAATCGCCATCAGGCTCCTCATAGAGAACCCATACGCCACACCCCAGGAGTTACCAATCAAGTTCCTGGTGCTCATCAACAGCGCCGTACCGCCTTTCATCATGCCGCTGGATGAGCAAGAAGTCACGGACCTACCGATTGAGGAGGCGCCAAAGCTGCAGATGCTATTCGACGTCTTCAAGGCGAACCCCGCCGATCACCTGGACAAAGTGCGGCCGGCGAAGCTTGCCAACGGTAGACAG GCTCTCGTGAGCAAAACGCACTACATGACGTTTTTCGACAAGGCTTGGGACGGCCACCCACTCTCCATGCCTTCGCTGCACATTACCGGCCTGGGCGACGCCCCAGAGTACGGCCAGCAACTGTTTGATATTGCCGAACCCGGTCAAGCGGAGCTGATTGGGCATGTGTTTGGGCACGACTTCCCGCGAGGGCTGGATATGAACAAGACGATTGCCAGTTCGATAATGGCGCTGGCGGATAGAGCCTTGTAG
- a CDS encoding cytochrome P450, with translation MQSAEWPVPPQVLMPTALLIVYLVYNYLIFPTPHSIAKLRFLNGEPGEWAPHLRALYRNTLDLKKTLHLHHTQHKNETVRVPILGPGQNNLILLPSAERKWLVSQPDSVASMHEQTINHFQWDLGTIYPTRDHNEVTIHIVATKLTREMGNLIPALSEELELALAKHWGDEDDAASGGNEWKEVGVYDTLRPIVSQAINRIFIGETHCRDEEVLDTGFYYSKVIPLEANLLWLLPTPLRRLLAPLVTLPSRWCERKWFRLTIDEVRRRLEARGHRQHGKGSETGDWQHEGEADKHDLLSWFIAYGESQGDPYLLDPEVLSARILLLNAFALHTNVFAIMHMVLDIVGSGAEQGPKIVAQLRQEINEVRAAHGEDQGWNKRSLAQLERLDSSFRESQRINTILSLGPLRIVGKDGLTTPSGVRIPRGYQVGIPTYSIHFDTDIYGPDAEEFKPFRFYYRRKDARGTGDNLKGARQAWATTSADYLSFGAGLNSCPGRFFASGMLKVLMANILQRYDFEFQEKRPENLWFGTNHIPPMSAKIRIRRRRREFSEQTDY, from the coding sequence ATGCAGAGCGCAGAATGGCCCGTACCGCCGCAGGTGCTCATGCCGACGGCCCTCTTGATCGTATACCTAGTGTACAATTATTTAATCTTCCCAACCCCTCATTCAATCGCCAAATTAAGGTTCCTCAACGGCGAGCCCGGCGAATGGGCGCCCCATCTTCGGGCACTCTACCGGAACACCTTGGATCTGAAGAAGACGCTTCACCTGCACCACACGCAGCACAAAAATGAGACGGTCCGCGTCCCCATCCTTGGCCCAGGCCAGAACAACTTGATCCTGCTGCCCTCGGCCGAAAGAAAATGGCTCGTGAGTCAGCCCGACTCCGTAGCGAGCATGCACGAGCAGACCATCAACCATTTCCAATGGGATCTTGGCACCATTTATCCCACGCGAGATCACAACGAAGTCACCATCCACATCGTGGCTACCAAGCTCACTCGGGAGATGGGCAACCTGATCCCGGCCCTCTCGGAGGAGCTGGAACTTGCGCTGGCGAAGCACTggggcgacgaagacgacgccgcctccggcGGCAACGAGTGGAAGGAGGTGGGCGTTTACGACACACTGCGGCCCATTGTGAGCCAGGCAATCAATCGCATCTTCATCGGAGAGACGCACTGCCGGGATGAAGAGGTGCTTGACACCGGCTTCTACTATTCAAAAGTCATCCCCCTCGAGGCCAATCTGCTCTGGCTGCTGCCGACCCCGCTGCGGCGTCTTCTGGCGCCTCTGGTGACCCTCCCGTCCCGCTGGTGCGAGAGAAAATGGTTCAGGCTCAccatcgacgaggtccgCAGAAGGCTGGAGGCCAGAGGCCACCGGCAACACGGCAAGGGATCCGAGACAGGCGATTGGCAACATGAGGGAGAGGCAGACAAGCATGACTTGCTGAGCTGGTTCATTGCGTACGGGGAGTCGCAGGGCGACCCGTACCTCTTGGACCCAGAAGTCCTTTCGGCGCGCATCTTGCTTCTCAATGCCTTCGCGCTGCACACCAACGTCTTTGCCATCATGCACATggtcctcgacatcgtcggctccggcgccgagcagggCCCGAAGATCGTGGCCCAACTTCGTCAAGAGATCAACGAGGTCCGCGCCGCCCACGGCGAAGACCAAGGCTGGAACAAGCGGTCGCTGGCCCAGCTCGAGAGGCTAGACAGCAGCTTCCGGGAAAGCCAGCGCATCAACACGATCCTGAGCCTGGGCCCCTTGCGCATCGTCGGGAAGGACGGCCTCACGACGCCTTCCGGCGTCCGGATACCGCGGGGCTACCAGGTCGGTATCCCGACGTACTCGATCCACTTCGACACTGACATCTACGGACCCGACGCGGAGGAGTTCAAGCCGTTCCGTTTCTACTACAGGAGGAAGGACGCGCGGGGGACCGGGGACAACTTGAAGGGGGCGAGGCAGGCGTGGGCCACCACGTCCGCCGACTACCTGTCCTTCGGGGCCGGCCTGAACAGCTGCCCCGGGCGGTTTTTTGCTTCTGGGATGTTGAAGGTGCTGATGGCGAACATCCTGCAGCGGTACGACTTTGAGTTCCAAGAGAAGAGGCCGGAGAATCTGTGGTTTGGGACGAACCACATCCCGCCGATGAGTGCAAAGATTAGAATCaggaggagacggcgagAGTTCTCAGAGCAGACAGACTACTAG